Proteins encoded by one window of Ramlibacter tataouinensis:
- a CDS encoding TRAP transporter large permease, with amino-acid sequence MTSVMIGTMVLCFALSISVAVSIGLAAILGIQVANAHMLISVKEMFGAINKFPLAAIPFFILAGNLMETGGISRRLVEFAKSLVGGIQGGLPMTCVLTCMIFAAVSGSSVATTFAIGAILIPALIKHGYPTTWAAALQATSAELGVIIPPSIPMILYGVSAEVSIGELFIAGFGPGILIGAALMLFVWLWCKWKGLGKNDGAGRLPVGRATLQAGWALLMPVIILGGIYGGIFTPTEASAVAVFYALVVGMGIYRETGLRDLYAVLRKSVISSAVIMFIIANAGLFAFLITRAGVPDAIGRWLEAVLQSPAMFLLGVNAALFVIGMFIETSAAIIVLAPILAPVAQHFGIDPVHFGLIMVVNLALGMITPPFGVNLFAACTVARVSLDRIAGQLVPFVLVVLACLMVITYVPGLSLGLRDLVYGR; translated from the coding sequence ATGACCAGCGTGATGATCGGCACCATGGTGCTGTGCTTCGCGCTCAGCATCTCCGTGGCCGTCTCGATCGGCCTGGCGGCCATCCTGGGCATCCAGGTGGCGAACGCCCACATGCTCATCTCCGTCAAGGAGATGTTCGGCGCCATCAACAAGTTTCCGCTGGCGGCCATTCCCTTCTTCATCCTGGCCGGCAACCTGATGGAAACCGGCGGCATCTCGCGCCGGCTGGTGGAGTTCGCCAAGAGCCTGGTCGGCGGCATCCAGGGCGGCCTGCCCATGACCTGCGTGCTGACCTGCATGATCTTCGCGGCGGTGTCGGGCTCCTCGGTGGCCACCACCTTCGCCATCGGCGCCATCCTGATCCCGGCGCTGATCAAGCACGGCTACCCCACCACCTGGGCCGCCGCGCTGCAGGCCACCAGCGCCGAGCTGGGCGTGATCATCCCGCCGTCGATCCCGATGATCCTGTACGGCGTGAGCGCCGAGGTCTCGATCGGCGAGCTGTTCATCGCCGGTTTCGGCCCGGGCATCCTGATCGGCGCGGCGCTGATGCTGTTCGTGTGGCTCTGGTGCAAGTGGAAAGGGCTGGGCAAGAACGACGGCGCCGGCCGGCTGCCGGTCGGCCGCGCCACCCTGCAGGCCGGCTGGGCGCTGCTGATGCCGGTGATCATCCTGGGCGGCATCTACGGCGGCATCTTCACGCCGACCGAGGCGTCGGCGGTGGCGGTGTTCTACGCGCTGGTGGTGGGCATGGGGATCTACCGCGAAACCGGCCTGCGCGACCTCTACGCCGTGCTGCGCAAGTCGGTGATCTCCTCGGCGGTGATCATGTTCATCATCGCCAACGCCGGCCTGTTCGCCTTCCTGATCACGCGCGCGGGCGTGCCGGACGCGATCGGCCGCTGGCTGGAAGCGGTGCTCCAGAGCCCGGCGATGTTCCTGCTGGGGGTGAACGCGGCGCTGTTCGTGATCGGCATGTTCATCGAGACCAGCGCCGCCATCATCGTGCTGGCGCCCATCCTGGCGCCGGTGGCGCAGCACTTCGGCATCGACCCGGTGCACTTCGGCCTGATCATGGTGGTGAACCTGGCACTGGGCATGATCACGCCGCCCTTCGGCGTCAACCTGTTCGCGGCCTGCACGGTGGCGCGCGTCTCGCTGGACCGCATCGCCGGGCAGCTGGTCCCGTTCGTGCTGGTGGTGCTGGCCTGCCTGATGGTGATCACCTACGTGCCCGGGCTGTCGCTGGGCCTGCGCGACCTGGTCTACGGACGCTGA
- a CDS encoding TRAP transporter small permease, which translates to MKQTFLRLERFTSGLAMAGACAMLVVASTLGMFQIVTRFVLEQPAEWSEILIRLSLIWMVFLGIPLAFRQGAMVSVDVLYRWSPPRLRRLLDWAVALASLTLIAVLLWWGWDYAVRGKVQSMAGLESISMFWGYLAVPVGALFCVLGIIGNLLDPQRNELETAQ; encoded by the coding sequence GTGAAACAAACCTTCCTGCGCCTGGAGCGCTTCACCAGCGGGCTGGCGATGGCCGGGGCCTGCGCCATGCTGGTGGTGGCCAGCACGCTGGGCATGTTCCAGATCGTCACGCGCTTCGTGCTGGAGCAGCCGGCCGAGTGGAGCGAGATCCTGATCCGGCTGTCGCTGATCTGGATGGTGTTCCTGGGCATCCCGCTGGCCTTCCGCCAGGGCGCGATGGTCAGCGTGGACGTGCTCTATCGCTGGAGCCCGCCCAGGCTGCGCCGCCTGCTCGACTGGGCGGTGGCCCTCGCCTCGCTGACGCTGATCGCGGTGCTGCTCTGGTGGGGCTGGGACTACGCGGTGCGCGGCAAGGTGCAGAGCATGGCCGGCCTGGAGTCGATCTCCATGTTCTGGGGCTACCTGGCCGTGCCGGTGGGCGCCCTGTTCTGCGTCCTGGGGATCATCGGCAACCTGCTCGACCCGCAGCGCAACGAACTGGAGACCGCGCAATGA
- a CDS encoding TRAP transporter substrate-binding protein, translating into MKLSKLFVALAAGLVMGGSALAQTTMKISISTAQNSHQGIAIDTFAKEVEKRTGGRYKVQTFYNGALGGERESIEAVQLGTQELAFSSTGPVPNFVPETKILDVPFLFRDKAHARAVLDGPIGQELLGKFDSKGFKALAWAENGFRHMTNSKRDVKAPEDLKGLKMRTMENPVHITAYKAFGIITTPMAFPEVFTALQQGTVDGQENPLSVIISAKFDQVQKHLSLTGHVYSPAIFVMNKGAFDKLSAADKQAFIDAAKEGTKANRARVDEDDAKGVADLRAKGMTVIDNLDKAKFVAALAPVSAEFEKQFGKANLDKIRNYK; encoded by the coding sequence GTGAAATTGAGCAAACTGTTCGTGGCGCTGGCGGCGGGGCTGGTGATGGGCGGGTCGGCGCTGGCGCAGACCACCATGAAGATCAGCATCTCGACCGCGCAGAACTCCCACCAGGGCATCGCGATCGACACCTTCGCCAAGGAGGTCGAGAAGCGCACCGGCGGCCGCTACAAGGTCCAGACCTTCTACAACGGCGCCCTGGGCGGCGAGCGCGAGTCGATCGAGGCGGTGCAGCTGGGCACGCAGGAGCTGGCGTTCTCCTCCACCGGCCCGGTGCCCAACTTCGTGCCGGAGACCAAGATCCTGGACGTGCCCTTCCTGTTCCGCGACAAGGCCCATGCCCGCGCGGTGCTGGACGGCCCGATCGGCCAGGAGCTGCTGGGCAAGTTCGACAGCAAGGGCTTCAAGGCGCTGGCCTGGGCGGAGAACGGCTTTCGCCACATGACCAACAGCAAGCGCGACGTGAAGGCGCCCGAGGACCTCAAAGGCCTGAAGATGCGCACCATGGAGAACCCGGTGCACATCACCGCCTACAAGGCCTTCGGCATCATCACCACGCCGATGGCCTTCCCGGAGGTGTTCACCGCGCTGCAGCAGGGCACGGTCGACGGCCAGGAGAACCCGCTGTCGGTGATCATCTCGGCCAAGTTCGACCAGGTGCAAAAGCACCTGTCGCTCACCGGCCACGTCTACTCGCCGGCCATCTTCGTGATGAACAAGGGCGCGTTCGACAAGCTGTCGGCCGCCGACAAGCAGGCCTTCATCGACGCCGCCAAGGAAGGCACCAAGGCCAACCGCGCCCGTGTCGACGAGGACGACGCCAAGGGCGTGGCCGACCTGCGCGCCAAGGGCATGACCGTGATCGACAACCTCGACAAGGCCAAGTTCGTGGCGGCGCTGGCGCCGGTGAGTGCCGAATTCGAGAAGCAGTTCGGCAAGGCCAACCTCGACAAGATCCGCAATTACAAGTGA
- a CDS encoding electron transfer flavoprotein-ubiquinone oxidoreductase has translation MTQEEILAQYGPREAMEYDVVVIGAGPAGLATAIRLKQLAAEHGREVSVVVLEKGSEPGAHILSGAIVDPRALSELIPDWKALGAPLHQQVTEDIFLFLNETGARRTPNFLLPKNFANHGNYIVSLANVVRWLAQQAEALGVEIFPGFPAAEVLYNEDGSVKGVATANMGVGKDGAPTENFQLGMELHARYTVFAEGCRGHLGRQLIERFKLDDGRDPQSYSIGIKEVWEIDPSRHTPGLALHSAGWPLDEMTYGGSFMYHMEDNQVSIGFVVGLDYRNPYLSPFEEFQRFKTHPNIRWYFEGPQGAKRLGYGARALTVGGLLSLPKTVFPGGALVGDDAGFLNSSRIKGSHAAIKTGMMAAEAAFAAIAQGRQHDELAAYPEAFERSWLHEELNQSRNFKQWFKKGRTVATLMTGIEQFVLRGHIPWTLHRDKPDHVSLKPASECQPIAYPKPDGKLTFDRLSSVFISNTNHEENQPAHLTLKDASVPVGVNLHKFAGPEQRYCPAGVYEFVKDEGSGAERLQINAQNCVHCKTCDIKDPTQNIVWVVPEGGGGPNYTNM, from the coding sequence ATGACCCAAGAAGAAATCCTGGCCCAGTACGGTCCGCGCGAAGCGATGGAGTACGACGTGGTCGTCATCGGCGCCGGCCCGGCCGGCCTGGCCACCGCGATCCGGCTCAAGCAACTGGCGGCGGAGCACGGCCGCGAGGTGTCGGTGGTGGTGCTGGAGAAGGGCTCGGAGCCCGGCGCGCACATCCTCTCGGGCGCGATCGTCGATCCGCGCGCCCTGAGCGAGCTGATCCCCGACTGGAAGGCCCTGGGCGCGCCGCTGCACCAGCAGGTGACCGAGGACATCTTCCTGTTCCTCAACGAGACCGGGGCCCGTCGCACGCCCAACTTCCTGCTGCCGAAGAACTTCGCCAACCACGGCAACTACATCGTCAGCCTGGCCAACGTGGTGCGCTGGCTGGCGCAGCAGGCCGAGGCGCTCGGCGTGGAGATCTTCCCGGGCTTCCCGGCCGCCGAGGTGCTGTACAACGAGGACGGCTCGGTCAAGGGTGTGGCCACGGCCAACATGGGCGTCGGCAAGGACGGCGCGCCGACCGAGAACTTCCAGCTCGGCATGGAGCTGCATGCCAGGTACACGGTCTTCGCCGAGGGCTGCCGCGGCCACCTGGGCCGGCAGCTGATCGAGCGCTTCAAGCTCGACGACGGCCGCGATCCGCAGAGCTACAGCATCGGCATCAAGGAAGTCTGGGAGATCGATCCGTCGCGCCACACGCCGGGCCTGGCGCTGCACAGCGCCGGCTGGCCGCTGGACGAGATGACCTACGGCGGCTCCTTCATGTACCACATGGAGGACAACCAGGTCTCGATCGGCTTCGTCGTCGGCCTGGACTACCGCAACCCGTACCTGTCGCCGTTCGAGGAGTTCCAGCGCTTCAAGACGCACCCCAACATCCGCTGGTACTTCGAGGGGCCCCAGGGCGCCAAGCGGCTGGGCTACGGCGCCCGCGCGCTGACCGTGGGCGGCCTGCTGTCGCTGCCCAAGACCGTGTTCCCGGGCGGCGCGCTGGTGGGCGACGACGCCGGCTTCCTGAACTCCTCGCGCATCAAGGGCAGCCACGCCGCGATCAAGACCGGCATGATGGCCGCCGAAGCGGCGTTCGCCGCGATCGCGCAGGGGCGCCAGCACGACGAGCTGGCCGCCTACCCGGAAGCCTTCGAGCGTTCCTGGCTGCACGAGGAGCTGAACCAGTCGCGCAACTTCAAGCAGTGGTTCAAGAAGGGGCGCACCGTCGCCACGCTGATGACCGGCATCGAGCAGTTCGTGCTGCGCGGCCACATCCCCTGGACCCTGCACCGCGACAAGCCCGACCACGTGTCCCTGAAGCCGGCCAGCGAGTGCCAGCCGATCGCCTACCCGAAGCCGGACGGCAAGCTCACCTTCGACCGGCTCTCCTCGGTGTTCATCTCCAACACCAACCACGAGGAGAACCAGCCGGCGCACCTGACGCTCAAGGATGCGTCGGTGCCGGTCGGCGTGAACCTGCACAAGTTCGCCGGCCCCGAGCAGCGCTACTGCCCGGCCGGCGTGTACGAGTTCGTGAAGGACGAAGGCAGCGGCGCCGAGCGGCTGCAGATCAACGCCCAGAACTGCGTGCACTGCAAGACCTGCGACATCAAGGACCCGACGCAGAACATCGTGTGGGTGGTGCCCGAGGGCGGCGGCGGGCCCAACTACACGAACATGTAG
- a CDS encoding SDR family oxidoreductase has protein sequence MSYSIDLSGRVALVTGASSGLGAQFARTLAGAGAAVVLAARRVEKLEELRAQIEGEGGDAHVVPLDVTDLDSIRAAVAHAETEVGSIDILVNNSGVSTTQRIQEVAEEDYDWVFDTNVKGSFFVAQEVGKRMLARARGAAPGTFTGGRIINIASMAGLRPLPQIGIYAMSKAAVVQMTKAMALEWGRFEINVNAICPGYIDTEINHHHWATEQGQKLVNMLPRKRIGSPEDLDALLVLLASSESHFINGAVIAADDGFGI, from the coding sequence GTGAGCTACAGCATCGATCTTTCCGGCCGTGTCGCCCTCGTGACCGGCGCCTCCAGCGGACTGGGCGCGCAGTTCGCGCGCACGCTGGCCGGCGCCGGCGCCGCCGTGGTGCTGGCGGCGCGCCGGGTGGAGAAACTCGAGGAGCTGCGCGCGCAGATCGAGGGCGAAGGCGGCGATGCCCACGTGGTGCCGCTGGACGTGACCGACCTGGACAGCATCCGCGCCGCGGTGGCGCACGCCGAGACCGAGGTCGGCTCCATCGACATCCTGGTCAACAACTCCGGCGTCAGCACCACCCAGCGCATCCAGGAGGTGGCCGAGGAAGACTACGATTGGGTGTTCGACACCAACGTCAAGGGCTCGTTCTTCGTGGCCCAGGAAGTGGGCAAGCGCATGCTGGCGCGCGCCCGCGGCGCCGCGCCGGGCACGTTCACCGGCGGGCGCATCATCAACATCGCCTCGATGGCCGGGCTGCGGCCGCTGCCGCAGATCGGCATCTATGCCATGAGCAAGGCGGCGGTGGTGCAGATGACCAAGGCGATGGCGCTGGAGTGGGGCCGCTTCGAGATCAACGTCAATGCCATCTGCCCCGGCTACATCGACACCGAGATCAACCACCACCACTGGGCCACCGAGCAGGGCCAGAAGCTGGTGAACATGCTGCCGCGCAAGCGCATCGGCAGCCCGGAAGACCTGGATGCGCTGCTGGTGCTGCTGGCCAGCAGCGAGAGCCACTTCATCAACGGCGCCGTGATCGCGGCCGACGACGGCTTCGGCATTTGA
- a CDS encoding DMT family transporter gives MIAERTLAGVLAGLAAGALWGLVFVAPRMLGGGYSSVDLTAGRFVAYGAVAAVLLAWSTRKRPLPTGGQALAAIGLSILGFTGYYLLLVLAIRDAGTEVPTLVIGTIPVWVMLLGKPGHLRWSALLPGLGLTAAGLALMMGAARDLAGPAQAPHFWRGVLFALVSLAAWTAFAILNGRWLKRHPQVQVTEWANWLGVATGLGALLLWAVAGSPLQQLASQPQRGMFLALALATGFGSAWLATILWNVASRRLSASLCGQLIVSETLFALFYSFAWDGQWPSPSQLAACVLFTLGILASIKAHQ, from the coding sequence TTGATCGCCGAGCGCACGCTCGCCGGCGTGCTGGCCGGGCTGGCGGCCGGCGCCCTGTGGGGCCTGGTGTTCGTCGCGCCGCGCATGCTGGGCGGCGGCTACTCCTCGGTGGACCTGACGGCCGGCCGCTTCGTGGCCTACGGCGCGGTGGCCGCCGTGCTGCTGGCGTGGTCCACGCGCAAGCGGCCGCTGCCCACGGGCGGGCAGGCGCTGGCCGCCATCGGCCTGAGCATCCTGGGCTTCACCGGCTACTACCTGCTGCTGGTGCTGGCCATCCGCGACGCCGGCACCGAAGTGCCGACGCTGGTGATCGGCACCATCCCGGTCTGGGTGATGCTGCTGGGCAAGCCGGGCCACCTGCGCTGGTCGGCCCTGCTGCCCGGGCTGGGGCTCACCGCCGCGGGGCTGGCGCTGATGATGGGCGCGGCCCGGGATCTGGCCGGTCCGGCGCAGGCGCCGCACTTCTGGCGCGGCGTGCTGTTCGCGCTCGTGTCGCTGGCCGCGTGGACCGCGTTCGCGATCCTCAACGGGCGCTGGCTCAAGCGCCATCCGCAGGTGCAGGTGACCGAGTGGGCCAACTGGCTGGGCGTGGCCACCGGCCTGGGCGCGCTGCTGCTGTGGGCGGTGGCCGGCTCGCCGCTGCAGCAGCTCGCGTCGCAGCCGCAGCGGGGCATGTTCCTGGCGCTGGCGCTGGCCACCGGCTTCGGCTCGGCCTGGCTCGCCACCATCCTGTGGAACGTGGCCAGCCGGCGGCTGTCGGCCAGCCTGTGCGGACAGCTGATCGTCAGCGAGACGCTGTTCGCGCTGTTCTATTCTTTCGCGTGGGACGGGCAGTGGCCGAGCCCGTCCCAGCTTGCCGCCTGCGTGCTGTTCACGCTGGGCATCCTGGCCTCGATCAAGGCGCACCAATGA
- a CDS encoding acyl-CoA thioesterase yields MKLELPQDKKLVHQMTMPIRWGDMDAMGHVNNTLYFRYLETLRIDWFRSVDCAPDPRGTGPLIVNAFCNFHKQLEYPGDIHMSMYVSSPGRSSFETWATIERTDDRSVVYASGGATTVWVDFPAQKSVPIPDWFRKHLE; encoded by the coding sequence ATGAAGCTCGAATTGCCCCAGGACAAGAAGCTTGTCCACCAGATGACCATGCCCATCCGCTGGGGCGACATGGACGCCATGGGCCATGTCAACAACACGCTGTACTTCCGCTACCTGGAGACGCTGCGCATCGACTGGTTCCGCTCGGTCGACTGCGCGCCCGACCCGCGCGGCACCGGGCCGCTGATCGTCAATGCGTTCTGCAACTTCCACAAGCAGCTGGAATACCCGGGCGACATCCACATGAGCATGTACGTCAGCAGCCCGGGTCGCAGCTCGTTCGAGACCTGGGCCACCATCGAGCGCACCGACGACCGCAGCGTGGTCTACGCCTCCGGCGGCGCGACCACGGTGTGGGTGGACTTCCCGGCGCAGAAGTCGGTGCCGATCCCGGACTGGTTCAGGAAGCACCTGGAGTGA
- a CDS encoding glycerophosphodiester phosphodiesterase: MPHPALRLPLALLLLTRSSLLRRTRCTPLATLLLGLAWLGAAGSAVAFDLQGHRGARGLAPENTLVAFERALRLGVTTLEMDAAITADGVVVVSHDPVLNPDLVRGPDGNWIAEPLVIRKLSHAQLQAYDVGRLRPGSAYARTFASQQPVDGTRMPTLASVFELAKRLGADLVQFDIETKMDLRNPDHTLPPEPFVQALLKEIREAGVEDRVMIQSFDWRTLQVVRTAAPRIRTVYLTTQSPRFTNLDSPVWTAGFTLAEHGSVPAMVKAAGGHVWSPNFQALTADAVRQAQALGLKVVPWTVNAPAEIARVLDLGVDGIISDYPDRVRDEMQRRGMPLPPAVD; this comes from the coding sequence ATGCCCCACCCTGCCCTTCGCCTGCCCCTGGCCCTCCTGCTTCTCACGCGGTCCTCCCTGCTGCGGCGGACGCGCTGCACGCCGCTGGCGACGCTGCTGCTGGGCCTGGCCTGGCTGGGCGCCGCAGGATCGGCCGTCGCCTTCGACTTGCAGGGGCATCGCGGCGCCCGCGGGCTGGCGCCGGAGAACACGCTGGTGGCCTTCGAGCGGGCGTTGCGGCTGGGCGTGACCACGCTGGAGATGGATGCGGCCATCACCGCCGACGGCGTGGTGGTGGTCTCGCACGACCCGGTGCTGAACCCCGACCTGGTGCGCGGGCCGGACGGCAACTGGATCGCCGAGCCGCTGGTGATCCGCAAGCTCAGCCACGCGCAGCTGCAGGCCTATGACGTGGGCCGGCTGCGCCCGGGCAGCGCCTATGCGCGGACCTTCGCCAGCCAGCAGCCGGTGGACGGCACGCGCATGCCGACGCTGGCCTCGGTGTTCGAGCTGGCCAAGCGCCTCGGCGCCGACCTGGTGCAGTTCGACATCGAGACCAAGATGGACCTGCGCAACCCCGACCACACGCTGCCGCCGGAGCCCTTCGTGCAGGCGCTGCTGAAGGAGATCCGCGAGGCCGGTGTGGAAGACCGGGTGATGATCCAGAGCTTCGACTGGCGCACGCTGCAGGTCGTGCGCACGGCCGCGCCGCGCATCCGCACGGTGTACCTGACGACGCAGTCGCCGCGCTTCACCAACCTGGATTCGCCGGTGTGGACGGCCGGCTTCACGCTGGCCGAGCACGGCAGCGTGCCCGCCATGGTGAAGGCCGCCGGCGGCCACGTCTGGTCGCCCAACTTCCAGGCGCTGACCGCCGATGCGGTGCGCCAGGCGCAGGCGCTGGGGCTGAAGGTGGTGCCCTGGACGGTCAATGCGCCGGCCGAGATCGCCCGCGTGCTGGACCTGGGCGTGGACGGCATCATCTCCGACTACCCCGACCGCGTGCGCGACGAGATGCAGCGCCGCGGCATGCCGTTGCCGCCGGCGGTGGATTGA
- a CDS encoding long-chain fatty acid--CoA ligase, with translation MSSAEPTARPHHRFWPARLPHAMTPPRTSLWDNLATSARRYPDKPALAFFDRVFRYPELLGMAERLAARLHALGVRKGDRVLLDMQNCPQLVIAHFAILRANAVVVPVNPMNRAEELKHYIVDPDAKVAIATGDVAAEIAKASEQLPAGQRLAHLIVTQYTDAFDPAAAGACAPPAAWHDWLLTRHPLPALAGGSVLDWQVALANELPLPPLEVGSDDLAVLPYTSGTTGLPKGCMHPHRSLMHNAVASAAWGNGTAESVSLLVVPMFHITGMVSVMHSAVFLGATLVVMPRWDRDLAGRLISSWKVTTWTNIPTMVIDLLGSPNFGQYDLSSLAHIGGGGAAMPQAVAQRLLEQFGLRYVEGYGLTETAAPSHSNPPDAPKQQCLGIPFMSCDARVVDPETLREVAPGEQGEIVVHGPMVFDGYWKRPEATQAAFFELDGQRFFRTGDLGRVDGDGYFFITDRLKRMINASGFKVWPAEVEALMFRHPAIQEACVIAARDAYRGETVKAVVVLRAAHRGQVSEQEIIDWCRANMATYKVPRIVQFAEALPKSGSGKVMWRTLQEAEPRD, from the coding sequence ATGTCTTCCGCCGAGCCGACCGCACGCCCCCACCACCGCTTCTGGCCCGCGCGCCTGCCGCACGCGATGACACCGCCCCGGACCTCGCTGTGGGACAACCTGGCGACCAGCGCGCGCCGCTACCCGGACAAGCCGGCGCTGGCCTTCTTCGACCGCGTGTTCCGCTATCCGGAGCTGCTGGGCATGGCCGAGCGGTTGGCCGCGCGCCTGCACGCGCTGGGCGTGCGCAAGGGCGACCGGGTGCTGCTGGACATGCAGAACTGCCCGCAACTGGTGATCGCGCACTTCGCCATCCTGCGCGCCAATGCGGTGGTGGTGCCGGTCAACCCGATGAACCGGGCGGAGGAGCTCAAGCACTACATCGTCGATCCGGATGCGAAGGTGGCCATCGCCACCGGCGACGTCGCGGCCGAGATCGCCAAGGCCAGCGAGCAGCTGCCGGCCGGCCAGCGGCTGGCCCACCTGATCGTCACGCAGTACACCGATGCCTTCGATCCCGCCGCGGCCGGCGCCTGTGCGCCGCCCGCGGCCTGGCACGACTGGCTGCTCACGCGCCATCCGCTGCCGGCGCTGGCCGGCGGCAGCGTGCTCGACTGGCAGGTCGCGCTGGCCAACGAACTGCCGCTGCCGCCGCTGGAGGTGGGCAGCGACGACCTCGCCGTGCTGCCCTACACCAGCGGCACCACCGGGCTGCCCAAGGGCTGCATGCACCCGCACCGCAGCCTGATGCACAACGCGGTGGCCAGCGCCGCCTGGGGCAATGGCACGGCCGAGAGCGTCAGCCTGCTGGTGGTGCCGATGTTCCACATCACCGGCATGGTCAGCGTGATGCACTCGGCGGTGTTCCTGGGCGCCACCCTGGTGGTGATGCCGCGCTGGGACCGCGACCTGGCCGGCCGCCTGATCTCGAGCTGGAAGGTGACCACCTGGACCAACATCCCGACCATGGTGATCGACCTGCTGGGCAGCCCGAACTTCGGGCAGTACGACCTGTCCAGCCTGGCCCACATCGGCGGCGGCGGCGCGGCCATGCCGCAAGCGGTGGCGCAGCGCCTGCTGGAGCAGTTCGGCCTGCGCTACGTCGAGGGCTACGGCCTGACCGAGACCGCCGCGCCTTCGCACAGCAACCCGCCCGATGCGCCCAAGCAGCAGTGCCTGGGCATTCCCTTCATGAGCTGCGACGCACGGGTGGTCGACCCCGAGACGCTGCGCGAGGTGGCGCCCGGCGAGCAGGGCGAGATCGTGGTCCACGGCCCGATGGTGTTCGACGGCTACTGGAAGCGGCCCGAGGCCACGCAGGCCGCCTTCTTCGAACTGGACGGCCAGCGCTTCTTCCGCACTGGCGACCTCGGCCGCGTCGACGGGGACGGCTACTTCTTCATCACCGACCGGCTCAAGCGCATGATCAACGCCAGCGGCTTCAAGGTCTGGCCGGCCGAGGTGGAGGCGCTGATGTTCCGCCACCCCGCGATTCAGGAAGCCTGCGTGATCGCGGCCCGCGATGCCTACCGCGGCGAAACGGTCAAGGCCGTGGTGGTGCTGCGCGCCGCGCACCGGGGCCAGGTCAGCGAGCAGGAGATCATCGACTGGTGCCGCGCCAACATGGCGACCTACAAGGTGCCGCGCATCGTGCAGTTCGCCGAGGCCCTGCCCAAGAGCGGCAGCGGCAAGGTGATGTGGCGCACGCTGCAGGAGGCCGAGCCGCGAGATTGA
- a CDS encoding catalase translates to MTDVPSPSTGWQEQVDPAEAQRFAGYAEVFRRIQAERSKRWGAGRGLHRKQLVAAQGTLEVRDGLPAFARHGLFARPGRYPAQVRLSNGGLDRAPDKAPDIRGFAIRVGGVQGDSALGGPASAQHFTLINQEAFAFARSEEFVAFVEASSRGNAALLAHVVRRYGLLGVPRRLGALARTLGRPFTGFATEPLYSALPMANGPYAVRVRLVPDAANGEPDPSARSDWAADVRRRLQQRPLGWDLQLQYFASEALTPIEDASVIWPTPYSTVARLVLPQQDLSTAEAQALAQQVEAGAIDPWQGLAEHRPLGEVQRARRAVYLASQQGRGAA, encoded by the coding sequence ATGACGGACGTACCGTCGCCGAGCACCGGCTGGCAGGAGCAGGTCGACCCGGCCGAGGCGCAGCGCTTCGCCGGGTACGCCGAGGTGTTCCGCCGCATCCAGGCCGAGCGATCGAAGCGCTGGGGCGCCGGACGCGGCCTGCACCGCAAGCAGTTGGTGGCGGCGCAGGGCACCCTCGAAGTGCGTGACGGCCTGCCGGCGTTCGCGCGCCACGGGCTGTTCGCGCGGCCCGGCCGCTACCCGGCGCAGGTGCGCCTGTCCAACGGCGGCCTCGACCGCGCGCCGGACAAGGCCCCCGACATCCGCGGCTTCGCCATCCGCGTGGGGGGCGTGCAGGGCGATTCGGCGCTGGGCGGCCCGGCCAGCGCCCAGCACTTCACGCTGATCAACCAGGAGGCCTTCGCCTTCGCCCGCAGCGAGGAGTTCGTCGCCTTCGTCGAGGCTTCGTCCCGCGGCAACGCGGCGCTGCTCGCGCACGTCGTGCGCCGCTACGGGTTGCTGGGCGTGCCGCGGCGGCTGGGCGCCTTGGCGCGCACCCTGGGCCGCCCGTTCACGGGCTTCGCCACCGAGCCGCTGTACAGCGCCTTGCCGATGGCCAATGGCCCCTATGCCGTGCGCGTGCGGCTGGTGCCGGATGCAGCCAATGGCGAGCCGGACCCTTCGGCGCGCAGCGACTGGGCGGCGGATGTCCGCCGGCGTCTGCAGCAGCGGCCGCTGGGCTGGGACCTGCAGTTGCAGTACTTCGCCAGCGAAGCGCTCACCCCGATCGAGGACGCCTCGGTGATCTGGCCGACGCCCTACAGCACGGTGGCCCGCCTGGTCCTGCCGCAACAGGACTTGTCCACGGCCGAAGCGCAGGCGCTGGCGCAGCAGGTGGAAGCCGGCGCGATCGACCCGTGGCAGGGCCTGGCGGAGCACCGGCCGCTCGGCGAGGTGCAGCGCGCGCGCCGGGCCGTCTACCTGGCCAGCCAGCAGGGTCGCGGCGCGGCCTGA